One stretch of Callospermophilus lateralis isolate mCalLat2 chromosome 11, mCalLat2.hap1, whole genome shotgun sequence DNA includes these proteins:
- the LOC143410968 gene encoding keratin, type I cuticular Ha4, producing the protein MPYNCCLSNMSCRSSCSSRPCVPHSCHGCTLPGACNIPANVGNCNWFCEGSFNGSEKETMQFLNDRLASYLEKVRQLERENAELEARIQERKQQQDPLVCPGYQSYFRTIEELQQKILCAKSENSKLMVNVDNAKLASDDFRTKYETERSLRQLVESDINSLRRILDELTLCKSDLEAQVESLKEELLSLKRNHEEEVNTLRCQLGDRLNVEVDAAPTVDLNQVLNETRSQYEALVETNRREVEEWFTTQTEELNKQVVSSSEQLQSYQAEIIELRRTVNALEIELQAQHNLRNSLENTLTESEARYSSQLSQVQGLITNVESQLSEIRADLERQNQEYQVLLDVRARLECEINTYRSLLDSQDCNLPCNPCATTNATGNSRGPCGSSQKCCS; encoded by the exons ATGCCGTACAACTGCTGCCTGTCCAACATGAGCTGTCGCAGCAGCTGCTCCTCCCGGCCCTGCGTGCCCCACAGCTGCCATGGCTGCACCCTGCCCGGGGCCTGCAACATCCCCGCCAACGTGGGCAACTGCAACTGGTTCTGTGAGGGCTCCTTCAACGGCAGCGAGAAGGAGACCATGCAGTTCCTGAACGACCGGCTGGCCAGCTACCTGGAGAAGGTGCGCCAGCTGGAGAGGGAGAACGCGGAGCTGGAGGCCCGCATCCAGGAGCGGAAACAGCAGCAGGACCCCTTGGTGTGCCCCGGCTACCAGTCCTACTTCCGGACCATCGAGGAGCTCCAGCAGAAG ATTCTGTGTGCCAAGTCTGAGAACTCCAAACTGATGGTGAACGTTGACAATGCCAAGCTGGCCTCTGACGACTTCAGAACCAA GTATGAGACCGAGCGGTCCCTGCGGCAGCTGGTGGAGTCGGACATCAATAGCCTGCGCAGGATCCTGGATGAACTGACCCTGTGCAAGTCTGACCTGGAGGCCCAGGTGGAGTCCCTGAAGGAGGAGCTGCTGTCCCTCAAGAGGAACCATGAGGAG GAGGTCAACACCCTGCGCTGCCAGCTTGGAGACCGCCTCAACGTGGAGGTGGACGCTGCCCCCACCGTGGACCTGAACCAAGTGCTCAACGAGACCAGGAGTCAGTACGAGGCCCTGGTGGAGACCAACCGCAGGGAAGTGGAGGAGTGGTTCACCACCCAG ACTGAGGAGCTGAACAAGCAGGTGGTGTCCAGCTCAGAGCAGCTTCAGTCCTACCAGGCGGAGATCATCGAGCTGAGGCGCACGGTCAACGCCCTGGAGATCGAGCTGCAGGCCCAGCACAACCTG AGGAACTCTCTGGAAAACACGCTGACAGAGAGCGAGGCCCGCTACAGCTCCCAGCTGTCCCAGGTGCAGGGCTTGATCACCAACGTGGAGTCCCAGCTCTCTGAGATCCGGGCTGACCTGGAGCGTCAGAACCAGGAGTACCAGGTGCTTCTGGACGTCCGCGCCCGGCTGGAGTGTGAGATCAACACGTACCGGAGCCTGCTGGACAGCCAGGACTGCAA CCTCCCCTGCAACCCATGTGCCACCACCAATGCGACTGGCAACTCCCGTGGACCCTGTGGCAGCTCTCAGAAGTGTTGCTCTTAA
- the LOC143410875 gene encoding keratin, type I cuticular Ha1 has protein sequence MPYNCCLSNVSCRSSCSSRPCVPPSCHGCTLPGACNIPANVGNCNWFCEGSFNGNEKETMQFLNDRLASYLEKVRQLERENAELEARIQERNQQQDPLVCPSYQSYFRTIEELQQKILCTKSENAKLVVEIDNAKLAADDFRTKFETELSLRQLVESDINGLRRILDELTLCKSDLEAQVESLKEELLCLKRNHEEEVNTLRCQLGDRLNVEVDAAPTVDLNRVLNETRCQYEALVETNRREVEEWFTTQTEELNKQVVSSSEQLQSYQAEIIELRRTVNALEIELQAQHNLRNSLENTLTESEARYSSQLSQVQCMITNVESQLSEIRADLERQNQEYQVLLDVRARLECEINTYRGLLESEDCKLPCNPCATTNACGKPIGPCVANPCTPCAPPAPCTPCVPRSRCGPCNSFVR, from the exons ATGCCGTACAACTGCTGCCTGTCCAACGTGAGCTGCCGCAGCAGCTGCTCCTCCCGGCCCTGCGTGCCCCCCAGCTGCCATGGCTGCACCCTGCCCGGGGCCTGCAACATCCCCGCCAACGTGGGCAACTGCAACTGGTTCTGTGAGGGCTCCTTCAACGGCAACGAGAAGGAGACCATGCAGTTCCTGAACGACCGGCTGGCCAGCTACCTGGAGAAGGTGCGCCAGCTGGAGAGGGAGAACGCGGAGCTGGAGGCCCGCATCCAGGAGCGGAACCAGCAGCAGGACCCCTTGGTGTGCCCCAGCTACCAGTCCTACTTCCGAACCATCGAGGAGCTCCAGCAGAAG ATCCTGTGCACCAAGTCTGAGAACGCCAAGCTGGTGGTGGAGATTGACAATGCCAAGCTGGCTGCCGATGACTTCAGGACCAA GTTTGAGACGGAGCTGTCCCTGCGGCAGCTGGTGGAGTCGGACATCAACGGCCTGCGCAGGATCCTGGACGAGCTGACCCTGTGCAAGTCTGACCTGGAGGCCCAGGTGGAGTCCCTGAAGGAGGAGCTGCTCTGCCTCAAGAGGAACCACGAAGAG GAAGTCAACACCCTGCGCTGCCAGCTTGGAGACCGCCTCAACGTGGAGGTGGACGCTGCCCCCACCGTGGACCTGAACCGCGTGCTCAATGAGACCAGGTGTCAGTACGAGGCCCTGGTGGAGACCAACCGCAGGGAAGTGGAGGAGTGGTTCACCACCCAG ACTGAGGAGCTGAACAAGCAGGTGGTGTCCAGCTCAGAGCAGCTTCAGTCCTACCAGGCGGAGATCATCGAGCTGAGGCGCACGGTCAACGCCCTGGAGATTGAGCTGCAGGCCCAGCACAACCTG AGGAATTCTCTAGAAAACACACTGACAGAGAGCGAGGCCCGGTATAGCTCCCAGCTGTCCCAGGTGCAGTGCATGATCACCAATGTGGAGTCCCAGCTCTCTGAGATCCGGGCTGACCTGGAACGTCAGAACCAGGAGTACCAGGTGCTTCTGGACGTCCGGGCCCGGCTGGAGTGTGAGATCAACACGTACCGGGGCCTGCTGGAGAGTGAGGACTGCAA GCTTCCCTGCAACCCCTGCGCCACAACCAACGCCTGCGGCAAGCCCATTGGGCCGTGCGTTGCCAACCCCTGCACTCCCTGCGCGCCCCCTGCCCCTTGCACACCTTGTGTCCCACGCTCCCGCTGTGGACCCTGCAACTCCTTTGTGCGCTAG